Proteins encoded within one genomic window of Rhododendron vialii isolate Sample 1 chromosome 1a, ASM3025357v1:
- the LOC131317862 gene encoding uncharacterized protein LOC131317862 isoform X1 yields the protein MITTEEPIMSRLHRLDKILNHLEERRGSRTRSPRSSYASTTTSSGTLTSGGDGRVSSTADLSPESIEDHCLPVDVVVVEAEMKGTLLERLVLLENRVLKLCVQFEEELESEKALPAAQVKKKKKGLKQLVKSCAKGSKTKEI from the exons ATGATTACTACCGAAGAGCCGATCATGTCTAGACTCCATCGTCTAGACAAAATT TTGAATCACTTGGAAGAAAGAAGAGGCAGTAGAACCAGGTCACCAAGGAGCTCGTATGCGTCCACTACTACCTCAAGTGGGACCCTCACTAGTGGTGGGGACGGCCGGGTATCGTCCACCGCGGATTTATCTCCGGAGAGCATAGAGGATCACTGCCTTCCGGTCGACGTCGTGGTGGTGGAGGCTGAGATGAAGGGTACCCTCCTTGAGAGGCTGGTTCTCCTGGAGAATCGAGTGCTTAAG CTGTGCGTGCAGTTTGAAGAAGAACTGGAGAGCGAGAAGGCGTTACCAGCTGCCcaggtgaagaaaaagaagaagggtcTAAAGCAGTTGGTTAAATCATGCGCGAAAGGAAGCAAGACTAAGGAAATATGA
- the LOC131317862 gene encoding uncharacterized protein LOC131317862 isoform X2, whose amino-acid sequence MITTEEPIMSRLHRLDKILNHLEERRGSRTRSPRSSYASTTTSSGTLTSGGDGRVSSTADLSPESIEDHCLPVDVVVVEAEMKGTLLERLVLLENRVLKFEEELESEKALPAAQVKKKKKGLKQLVKSCAKGSKTKEI is encoded by the exons ATGATTACTACCGAAGAGCCGATCATGTCTAGACTCCATCGTCTAGACAAAATT TTGAATCACTTGGAAGAAAGAAGAGGCAGTAGAACCAGGTCACCAAGGAGCTCGTATGCGTCCACTACTACCTCAAGTGGGACCCTCACTAGTGGTGGGGACGGCCGGGTATCGTCCACCGCGGATTTATCTCCGGAGAGCATAGAGGATCACTGCCTTCCGGTCGACGTCGTGGTGGTGGAGGCTGAGATGAAGGGTACCCTCCTTGAGAGGCTGGTTCTCCTGGAGAATCGAGTGCTTAAG TTTGAAGAAGAACTGGAGAGCGAGAAGGCGTTACCAGCTGCCcaggtgaagaaaaagaagaagggtcTAAAGCAGTTGGTTAAATCATGCGCGAAAGGAAGCAAGACTAAGGAAATATGA